The sequence ACAAGGCGAATGGTGGCACCGCTTTCACGGGCATAGACCACAAAGCGCGTCACGGTGCGGGCCGGCGTGGCCTGGGTGCGGGCCGGTTTTGCGGTCTGCGCCTTGCTCTCGGCCTTCCGGCTTTCGGAGGCCGGCGCAGGTTCATCCGCCACCGGCAGGGGTGCTGCCGGGGCAGGAACGGCCGTTGCCGGCGTTTTGGGGGCCTCCGCCGCCGGGGGCGTCTTTTCCACGGGCAGGGCAGGGCCACTGGTCGTTCCGCTGCCCAGGGCCGGCGCATGGGATTCCGCCAGCACCTCCTGCGGCAGGTCGGGCGCGGCGACCGGGGGTTCGGTATTGCCGGCGGGCTGCGGGGCAGCAGCCACCTGCTGTGCCGAGGTATCGTCAAAGGCAAAGCCGCGCTCCATGCCGGTGCTGGGCTGCGCGGGCTGCCCGGACGGGGCCTCGACGGACGGCGGG is a genomic window of uncultured Desulfovibrio sp. containing:
- a CDS encoding AMIN domain-containing protein, translating into MNKAFIAIIIAVCILGMALIMLTQWQAQNADPEPAASRESAAATAPSGGELTLPPSVEAPSGQPAQPSTGMERGFAFDDTSAQQVAAAPQPAGNTEPPVAAPDLPQEVLAESHAPALGSGTTSGPALPVEKTPPAAEAPKTPATAVPAPAAPLPVADEPAPASESRKAESKAQTAKPARTQATPARTVTRFVVYARESGATIRLVGSSPISFKEPFALKEPDRVVVDLVGDWKIKAPGVPKNPLVTNVRLGKMDNRTRVVIDMNGPARVRYTLSKDHKQLDVRVDR